One Euwallacea similis isolate ESF13 chromosome 26, ESF131.1, whole genome shotgun sequence genomic window carries:
- the Gpo1 gene encoding glycerol-3-phosphate dehydrogenase, mitochondrial isoform X1, giving the protein MASKLGKIAVGGLAGTAGTGLAAYLLLNDHNENWPLSVKAQKATPRPKRALPTRAEQLKSLQTDQFDIVIIGGGATGAGCALDATTRGLKTALIEADDFASGTSSRSTKLIHGGVRYLQKAIMQLDIEQYRMVKEALNERAAMLEQAPHLAHPLPIMLPVYKWWQVPYYWVGIKMYDIVAGSKTLKNSYYLSKKNALELFPMLKGNALCGGIVYYDGQQDDARMNLSIALTAARLGASVINHVKVTGLIKNKGKDGSEVISGVSCRDEMTGKTWTIPTKCVINATGPFTDSIRKMDNPKVKEICSPSSGVHITLPGYYSPEQMGLLDPSTSDGRVIFFLPWQKHTIAGTTDLPCQVTHSPKPTEDEIMFILEEVKNYLNPDVEVRRGDVLSAWSGIRPLVSDPNKPDTQSLARNHIVHVSDSKLVTIAGGKWTTYRAMAEETIDAAIKACNLESKCKYHESQTCGLLLEGAHEWTPTMYIRLVQDFGLECEVAEHLAKSYGDRAFAVAKMASLTGKRWPIIGKKIHPEFPYIDAEVRYGCREYAMTAIDMIARRVRLAFLNVQAAQEALPDIIAIMGEELGWSEDEKKLQTKMATEFLQTEMGQNVNRASRDKIPINLSKEEIQLYIKRFQIIDKDRKGYVSINDIRRSLKRDDDREVPGETLHEILKEIDTNMNGQVELDEYLQMMSAIKSGHVTYSRFARMAELEEQKHEKDILKKKISVERSGGGL; this is encoded by the exons ATGGCTAGCAAACTAGGAAAAATTGCAGTGGGAGGTTTGGCTGGAACGGCCGGAACGGGCCTCGCCGCCTACCTACTTTTAAACGACCACAATGAAAAT TGGCCCCTGTCTGTAAAAGCACAAAAAGCGACTCCCAGGCCGAAAAGAGCCCTGCCTACACGGGCAGAACAACTAAAATCATTGCAAACCGATCAGTTTGATATTGTAATTATTGGTGGTGGAGCCACAGGGGCTGGTTGCGCCCTTGATGCCACCACAAGGGGACTAAAGACTGCCTTGATCGAAGCCGATGATTTTGCCAGTGGTACCAGTAGTAGAAGTACAAAACTAATTCATGGAGGAGTTAGATATCTTCAAAAAGCCATCATGCAACTGGATATCGAACAATATAGAATGGTCAAAGAGGCCTTGAATGAAAGGGCTGCTATGCTGGAGCAGGCGCCTCATTTGGCTCACCCTCTCCCTATTATGTTGCCAGTGTATAA ATGGTGGCAGGTGCCCTACTACTGGGTTGGCATCAAAATGTACGACATAGTGGCCGGCTCCAAAACcttgaaaaattcctattatttatcaaaaaagaaCGCCCTGGAATTGTTCCCCATGTTGAAGGGCAACGCCCTATGCGGGGGGATCGTTTATTATGACG GTCAACAAGACGATGCGAGAATGAACTTGTCCATAGCCTTGACAGCGGCCAGATTGGGTGCCTCCGTCATTAACCACGTTAAAGTCACTGGTCTGATAAAAAACAAGGGGAAAGACGGTAGTGAGGTGATCTCTGGAGTCAGTTGCAGAGACGAAATGACCGGCAAAACTTGGACAATACCCACCAAATGCGTAATTAACGCAACGGGACCTTTCACAGATAGTATTAGAAAAATGGACAATCCCAAAGTGAAGGAGATTTGTTCTCCAAGCAGTGGAGTACACATTACTTTGCCTGGTTACTACAGTCCTGAGCAAATGGGTCTATTAGACCCTTCAACCAGTGATGGAAGGGTAATTTTCTTCCTTCCATGGCAGAAGCACACCATTGCAGGCACCACCGATTTACCTTGCCAAGTTACGCACAGCCCCAAACCCACTGAAGACGAGATTATGTTCATTTTAGAAGAGGTGAAGAACTACCTTAATCCGGATGTTGAAG TGAGGCGAGGAGATGTTTTGTCCGCTTGGAGTGGAATTCGACCGTTGGTTTCTGACCCTAACAAACCAGACACTCAGTCTTTAGCCAGGAATCATATCGTGCACGTCAGCGACTCCAAATTGGTCACTATTGCGGGGGGTAAATGGACGACGTATAGAGCTATGGCAGAAGAGACCATTGATGCTGCTATTAAGG CTTGCAACCTGGAGTCAAAATGCAAATACCATGAATCTCAAACCTGTGGTCTTCTCCTGGAAGGAGCCCACGAATGGACTCCCACCATGTATATTAGGTTAGTCCAAGATTTCGGTTTGGAATGTGAAGTTGCCGAACATCTAGCCAAATCCTATGGAGACAGAGCGTTTGCGGTAGCCAAAATGGCGAGTTTGACTGGCAAAAGATGGCCCATTATAGGGAAAAAGATCCATCCCGAGTTCCCTTATATTGACGCCGAAGTGCG GTACGGATGTAGGGAGTATGCAATGACAGCTATTGATATGATAGCCAGACGTGTGCGACTGGCATTCCTGAACGTGCAGGCCGCCCAAGAAGCGCTTCCGGATATAATCGCCATAATGGGGGAAGAGTTAGGGTGGTCAGAAG ACGAAAAGAAGCTACAAACTAAGATGGCCACAGAGTTCCTGCAAACTGAGATGGGCCAGAATGTAAATCGGGCCAGCAGAGACAAAATCCCTATCAACCTTAGCAAAGAGGAAATTCAGTTATATATCAAACGGTTCCAGATCATCGACAAGGATCGCAAGGGATATGTCTCAATTAACGATATCAGGAGGAGTTTGAAG CGGGATGACGACCGCGAAGTGCCCGGGGAAACCCTACACGAGATCCTTAAGGAAATCGACACCAACATGAACGGCCAAGTCGAGCTCGACGAATATTTGCAG ATGATGTCTGCTATTAAATCCGGCCATGTGACTTACTCAAGGTTCGCCAGAATGGCGGAATTGGAAGAGCAAAAGCACGAAAAAGACATTTTGAAGAAGAAGATTTCCGTCGAAAGGAGCGGAGGTGGTTTGTAA
- the Gpo1 gene encoding glycerol-3-phosphate dehydrogenase, mitochondrial isoform X2, with product MASKLGKIAVGGLAGTAGTGLAAYLLLNDHNENWPLSVKAQKATPRPKRALPTRAEQLKSLQTDQFDIVIIGGGATGAGCALDATTRGLKTALIEADDFASGTSSRSTKLIHGGVRYLQKAIMQLDIEQYRMVKEALNERAAMLEQAPHLAHPLPIMLPVYKWWQVPYYWVGIKMYDIVAGSKTLKNSYYLSKKNALELFPMLKGNALCGGIVYYDGQQDDARMNLSIALTAARLGASVINHVKVTGLIKNKGKDGSEVISGVSCRDEMTGKTWTIPTKCVINATGPFTDSIRKMDNPKVKEICSPSSGVHITLPGYYSPEQMGLLDPSTSDGRVIFFLPWQKHTIAGTTDLPCQVTHSPKPTEDEIMFILEEVKNYLNPDVEVRRGDVLSAWSGIRPLVSDPNKPDTQSLARNHIVHVSDSKLVTIAGGKWTTYRAMAEETIDAAIKACNLESKCKYHESQTCGLLLEGAHEWTPTMYIRLVQDFGLECEVAEHLAKSYGDRAFAVAKMASLTGKRWPIIGKKIHPEFPYIDAEVRYGCREYAMTAIDMIARRVRLAFLNVQAAQEALPDIIAIMGEELGWSEDEKKLQTKMATEFLQTEMGQNVNRASRDKIPINLSKEEIQLYIKRFQIIDKDRKGYVSINDIRRSLKSLGMKLTDDEIHTLLSDINVTYNGQLEMADYLQMMSAIKSGHVTYSRFARMAELEEQKHEKDILKKKISVERSGGGL from the exons ATGGCTAGCAAACTAGGAAAAATTGCAGTGGGAGGTTTGGCTGGAACGGCCGGAACGGGCCTCGCCGCCTACCTACTTTTAAACGACCACAATGAAAAT TGGCCCCTGTCTGTAAAAGCACAAAAAGCGACTCCCAGGCCGAAAAGAGCCCTGCCTACACGGGCAGAACAACTAAAATCATTGCAAACCGATCAGTTTGATATTGTAATTATTGGTGGTGGAGCCACAGGGGCTGGTTGCGCCCTTGATGCCACCACAAGGGGACTAAAGACTGCCTTGATCGAAGCCGATGATTTTGCCAGTGGTACCAGTAGTAGAAGTACAAAACTAATTCATGGAGGAGTTAGATATCTTCAAAAAGCCATCATGCAACTGGATATCGAACAATATAGAATGGTCAAAGAGGCCTTGAATGAAAGGGCTGCTATGCTGGAGCAGGCGCCTCATTTGGCTCACCCTCTCCCTATTATGTTGCCAGTGTATAA ATGGTGGCAGGTGCCCTACTACTGGGTTGGCATCAAAATGTACGACATAGTGGCCGGCTCCAAAACcttgaaaaattcctattatttatcaaaaaagaaCGCCCTGGAATTGTTCCCCATGTTGAAGGGCAACGCCCTATGCGGGGGGATCGTTTATTATGACG GTCAACAAGACGATGCGAGAATGAACTTGTCCATAGCCTTGACAGCGGCCAGATTGGGTGCCTCCGTCATTAACCACGTTAAAGTCACTGGTCTGATAAAAAACAAGGGGAAAGACGGTAGTGAGGTGATCTCTGGAGTCAGTTGCAGAGACGAAATGACCGGCAAAACTTGGACAATACCCACCAAATGCGTAATTAACGCAACGGGACCTTTCACAGATAGTATTAGAAAAATGGACAATCCCAAAGTGAAGGAGATTTGTTCTCCAAGCAGTGGAGTACACATTACTTTGCCTGGTTACTACAGTCCTGAGCAAATGGGTCTATTAGACCCTTCAACCAGTGATGGAAGGGTAATTTTCTTCCTTCCATGGCAGAAGCACACCATTGCAGGCACCACCGATTTACCTTGCCAAGTTACGCACAGCCCCAAACCCACTGAAGACGAGATTATGTTCATTTTAGAAGAGGTGAAGAACTACCTTAATCCGGATGTTGAAG TGAGGCGAGGAGATGTTTTGTCCGCTTGGAGTGGAATTCGACCGTTGGTTTCTGACCCTAACAAACCAGACACTCAGTCTTTAGCCAGGAATCATATCGTGCACGTCAGCGACTCCAAATTGGTCACTATTGCGGGGGGTAAATGGACGACGTATAGAGCTATGGCAGAAGAGACCATTGATGCTGCTATTAAGG CTTGCAACCTGGAGTCAAAATGCAAATACCATGAATCTCAAACCTGTGGTCTTCTCCTGGAAGGAGCCCACGAATGGACTCCCACCATGTATATTAGGTTAGTCCAAGATTTCGGTTTGGAATGTGAAGTTGCCGAACATCTAGCCAAATCCTATGGAGACAGAGCGTTTGCGGTAGCCAAAATGGCGAGTTTGACTGGCAAAAGATGGCCCATTATAGGGAAAAAGATCCATCCCGAGTTCCCTTATATTGACGCCGAAGTGCG GTACGGATGTAGGGAGTATGCAATGACAGCTATTGATATGATAGCCAGACGTGTGCGACTGGCATTCCTGAACGTGCAGGCCGCCCAAGAAGCGCTTCCGGATATAATCGCCATAATGGGGGAAGAGTTAGGGTGGTCAGAAG ACGAAAAGAAGCTACAAACTAAGATGGCCACAGAGTTCCTGCAAACTGAGATGGGCCAGAATGTAAATCGGGCCAGCAGAGACAAAATCCCTATCAACCTTAGCAAAGAGGAAATTCAGTTATATATCAAACGGTTCCAGATCATCGACAAGGATCGCAAGGGATATGTCTCAATTAACGATATCAGGAGGAGTTTGAAG TCTCTAGGTATGAAACTCACGGACGACGAAATCCACACTTTACTCTCAGATATAAATGTGACTTACAATGGGCAGTTAGAGATGGCCGACTATCTACAA ATGATGTCTGCTATTAAATCCGGCCATGTGACTTACTCAAGGTTCGCCAGAATGGCGGAATTGGAAGAGCAAAAGCACGAAAAAGACATTTTGAAGAAGAAGATTTCCGTCGAAAGGAGCGGAGGTGGTTTGTAA
- the LOC136417131 gene encoding neuroligin-1-like isoform X2, producing MLAQCAATGHYRSKAHLFPVPSHHHLALFVLLLVVGQRTRAGPPRYSSRIVEIQTGAIRGVILELNSRHLEPVEAFRGVPYAAPPVGPLRFATPKPPLSWPGTRLADTFAPVCPQKYPDITNRSAALEEMPKGRYQYLKKLLPLLVNQSEDCLFLNIYVPGSGNRGFEAPYAVLVFVHGESFEWGAGHPYDGSVLASYGHVIVVTLNYRLGVLGFLRTKSSADPSAPESGNFGIRDVAAALHWVKVNIAAFGGDPGRVTLIGQDTGAAVANLLFLSPRSKGLFKRVVLLSGTALSPWANIHNPDSIRLRVGKQMGCLPQDSKGDDLDDIAPCMRSRPLQAILDVLLESVRFMPRIAPSLPIDSDCTDPSFAMEHASDTFITCEIMLGITTTESYADFNANDIQYGFEEDQRNRVLRTFIRNTYVYHLNEIFSAVRNEYTDWDKPIPHPINIRDSTMEALSDGHTVAPSIRVGYLHSRRGAKTYLFHFGYQTKDSDYPQRLGSVRGEDLAYIFGQPLVGGLPFFPQNYTRQDMGVSEALLVFVSNFVKTGDPNVPGLTKDVPDYGTPREKTRYRGLNWDSYQTGTQYYLSITQKPKMKSHYRGHKMAVWLNLIPQLHQPGDEDVSMRHHHFYEREPYYYAGPVRAESFTRLPPIMHPASMTDSQVIGSSAVSTECLPPTTTTTTTTTDDRLMGVVEEAGNNTEEEEEDEEETSEELLERLATRHYYSYTAALGVTVGVGCLLLVLNMLIFAGIYYQRDRDRRMRRHNSSESANCTSRLSNSTPSTETIPMSQRPSTPGSSARQSPLIGRREHDFGDIPPYYNTLPRMKAACPNMAVSTTLRKDKPPPPMRTSSNPSHSVKKRVQIQEISV from the exons ATGCTTGCCCAATGCGCCGCCACTGGCCACTATCGTTCTAAAGCGCATTTGTTTCCAGTCCCTTCGCATCACCACCTGGCCCTCTTCGTCCTCCTCCTGGTCGTGGGTCAGAGGACCAGGGCGGGACCTCCTAGGTATAGTTCCAGAATCGTCGAGATCCAGACCGGTGCCATTCGAGGGGTGATTTTGGAGCTCAACTCCAGACACTTGGAACCAGTTGAG GCATTTCGAGGAGTACCCTACGCTGCACCTCCAGTAGGTCCCTTGAGGTTTGCGACACCCAAGCCGCCCCTCTCTTGGCCTGGCACAAGACTGGCCGACACTTTTGCCCCGGTGTGTCCTCAGAAGTATCCAGATATCACTAATAGGAGTGCAGCCCTTGAGGAGATGCCCAAAGGGCGGTATCAATATCTCAAGAAGCTGTTGCCGCTTCTCGTCAATCAGTCCGAAGATTGCttgtttttgaacatttacgtACCTGGAAGCG gAAATCGGGGATTCGAGGCCCCCTACGCAGTTCTGGTGTTCGTGCACGGTGAAAGCTTCGAATGGGGTGCGGGCCACCCCTATGACGGCAGCGTACTGGCATCCTACGGACACGTGATTGTTGTCACTCTAAATTATCGCCTGGGAGTTCTTG GGTTTCTCCGCACTAAGTCCAGCGCAGATCCGTCGGCTCCAGAAAGCGGTAATTTCGGGATCAGGGACGTAGCAGCGGCGTTGCACTGGGTCAAAGTTAATATCGCCGCCTTTGGTGGTGATCCAGGCCGAGTCACTTTGATTGGACAGGACACAGGAGCTGCGGTAGCCAATTTGCTGTTTTTGTCTCCCAGGTCAAAGG GATTGTTCAAGCGGGTAGTGCTGCTGAGCGGGACAGCCCTTAGCCCTTGGGCCAACATTCACAACCCTGACAGCATCAGACTTAGGGTGGGCAAGCAAATGGGCTGTTTACCTCAAGATTCGAAAGGGGACGATTTGGATGATATCGCTCCTTGTATGCGGTCCAG GCCGCTGCAGGCGATTTTGGACGTCCTGTTGGAAAGTGTCCGGTTCATGCCTCGCATAGCTCCATCTCTGCCTATTGATTCGGATTGTACTGACCCAAGCTTCGCTATGGAACATGCCAGTGATACTTTCATCACATGTGAAATAATGCTGGGGATCACCACCACAGAAAGCTATGCTGATTTCAACGCCAATGACATTCAATATGGATTTGAAGAGGACCAAAGAAACCGAGTGCTCAGGACTTTCATCCGGAACACTTATGTGTATCATTTAAACGAGATTTTTAGTGCTGTGCGAAATGAGTATACGGACTGGGATAAACCTATTCCACACCCTATTAATATTCGGGACTCCACCATGGAGGCTTTAAGTGATGGACACACGGTGGCACCCTCTATTAGGGTGGGGTATTTGCACTCTAGGAGGGGGGCTAAGACgtatttgtttcatttcggGTATCAGACTAAAGACAGTGATTATCCTCAG CGTTTAGGGAGCGTTCGAGGCGAAGATCTCGCCTACATTTTCGGTCAGCCCTTAGTGGGAGGACTACCCTTCTTTCCTCAAAATTACACGAGACAAGATATGGGAGTGTCCGAAGCTTTGCTGGTTTTCGTGAGCAATTTTGTGAAAACTGGAGATCCTAACGTTCCTGGACTCACTAAAGACGTTCCCGACTATGGGACTCCCAGGGAAAAGACTCGGTATCGAGGGCTCAATTGGGACTCCTACCAAACAGGCACTCAATACTATCTGAGCATAA CTCAGAAACCGAAGATGAAGAGTCATTACCGGGGGCACAAGATGGCGGTCTGGCTCAATCTGATTCCGCAGCTTCATCAGCCGGGGGATGAGGATGTTAGCATGAGACATCATCATTTTTACGAGAGGGAGCCGTACTATTACGCAG GTCCTGTAAGAGCAGAGTCCTTCACGCGCCTCCCCCCCATAATGCATCCCGCCTCCATGACAGACTCCCAAGTAATCGGCAGTTCTGCGGTCAGCACCGAATGCTTACCCCCtaccaccaccaccaccaccaccaccaccGACGATCGACTGATGGGGGTGGTAGAAGAGGCTG GAAACAACACAgaagaggaggaggaggatGAGGAAGAGACTAGTGAGGAGTTGTTAGAGCGCCTAGCAACTAGGCATTACTATAGCTATACTGCTGCCTTAGGGGTGACTGTAGGGGTGGGGTGCTTGTTGCTCGTGCTCAATATGTTGATATTTGCGGGGATCTATTACCAG AGGGATAGAGACAGGAGGATGCGCCGACACAATAGTAGCGAATCTGCAAATTGCACCTCCAGGCTCAGCAACTCAACCCCCTCTACTGAGACGATTCCAATGTCACAAAGGCCCAGCACCCCTGGAAGTAGCGCCAGGCAATCGCCCTTAATCGGAAGAAGAGAGCACGACTTTGGTGACATCCCCCCTTACTACAACACT CTGCCTAGAATGAAAGCTGCATGTCCGAACATGGCCGTCAGCACCACCCTGCGCAAGGACAAACCTCCCCCGCCGATGCGCACCTCCAGCAACCCCAGTCATTCCGTCAAGAAACGGGTGCAAATCCAGGAGATTTCAGTATAG
- the LOC136417131 gene encoding neuroligin-1-like isoform X1, whose protein sequence is MLAQCAATGHYRSKAHLFPVPSHHHLALFVLLLVVGQRTRAGPPRYSSRIVEIQTGAIRGVILELNSRHLEPVEAFRGVPYAAPPVGPLRFATPKPPLSWPGTRLADTFAPVCPQKYPDITNRSAALEEMPKGRYQYLKKLLPLLVNQSEDCLFLNIYVPGSGNRGFEAPYAVLVFVHGESFEWGAGHPYDGSVLASYGHVIVVTLNYRLGVLGFLRTKSSADPSAPESGNFGIRDVAAALHWVKVNIAAFGGDPGRVTLIGQDTGAAVANLLFLSPRSKGLFKRVVLLSGTALSPWANIHNPDSIRLRVGKQMGCLPQDSKGDDLDDIAPCMRSRPLQAILDVLLESVRFMPRIAPSLPIDSDCTDPSFAMEHASDTFITCEIMLGITTTESYADFNANDIQYGFEEDQRNRVLRTFIRNTYVYHLNEIFSAVRNEYTDWDKPIPHPINIRDSTMEALSDGHTVAPSIRVGYLHSRRGAKTYLFHFGYQTKDSDYPQVRVGKLFKKFKLSFSNFLQRLGSVRGEDLAYIFGQPLVGGLPFFPQNYTRQDMGVSEALLVFVSNFVKTGDPNVPGLTKDVPDYGTPREKTRYRGLNWDSYQTGTQYYLSITQKPKMKSHYRGHKMAVWLNLIPQLHQPGDEDVSMRHHHFYEREPYYYAGPVRAESFTRLPPIMHPASMTDSQVIGSSAVSTECLPPTTTTTTTTTDDRLMGVVEEAGNNTEEEEEDEEETSEELLERLATRHYYSYTAALGVTVGVGCLLLVLNMLIFAGIYYQRDRDRRMRRHNSSESANCTSRLSNSTPSTETIPMSQRPSTPGSSARQSPLIGRREHDFGDIPPYYNTLPRMKAACPNMAVSTTLRKDKPPPPMRTSSNPSHSVKKRVQIQEISV, encoded by the exons ATGCTTGCCCAATGCGCCGCCACTGGCCACTATCGTTCTAAAGCGCATTTGTTTCCAGTCCCTTCGCATCACCACCTGGCCCTCTTCGTCCTCCTCCTGGTCGTGGGTCAGAGGACCAGGGCGGGACCTCCTAGGTATAGTTCCAGAATCGTCGAGATCCAGACCGGTGCCATTCGAGGGGTGATTTTGGAGCTCAACTCCAGACACTTGGAACCAGTTGAG GCATTTCGAGGAGTACCCTACGCTGCACCTCCAGTAGGTCCCTTGAGGTTTGCGACACCCAAGCCGCCCCTCTCTTGGCCTGGCACAAGACTGGCCGACACTTTTGCCCCGGTGTGTCCTCAGAAGTATCCAGATATCACTAATAGGAGTGCAGCCCTTGAGGAGATGCCCAAAGGGCGGTATCAATATCTCAAGAAGCTGTTGCCGCTTCTCGTCAATCAGTCCGAAGATTGCttgtttttgaacatttacgtACCTGGAAGCG gAAATCGGGGATTCGAGGCCCCCTACGCAGTTCTGGTGTTCGTGCACGGTGAAAGCTTCGAATGGGGTGCGGGCCACCCCTATGACGGCAGCGTACTGGCATCCTACGGACACGTGATTGTTGTCACTCTAAATTATCGCCTGGGAGTTCTTG GGTTTCTCCGCACTAAGTCCAGCGCAGATCCGTCGGCTCCAGAAAGCGGTAATTTCGGGATCAGGGACGTAGCAGCGGCGTTGCACTGGGTCAAAGTTAATATCGCCGCCTTTGGTGGTGATCCAGGCCGAGTCACTTTGATTGGACAGGACACAGGAGCTGCGGTAGCCAATTTGCTGTTTTTGTCTCCCAGGTCAAAGG GATTGTTCAAGCGGGTAGTGCTGCTGAGCGGGACAGCCCTTAGCCCTTGGGCCAACATTCACAACCCTGACAGCATCAGACTTAGGGTGGGCAAGCAAATGGGCTGTTTACCTCAAGATTCGAAAGGGGACGATTTGGATGATATCGCTCCTTGTATGCGGTCCAG GCCGCTGCAGGCGATTTTGGACGTCCTGTTGGAAAGTGTCCGGTTCATGCCTCGCATAGCTCCATCTCTGCCTATTGATTCGGATTGTACTGACCCAAGCTTCGCTATGGAACATGCCAGTGATACTTTCATCACATGTGAAATAATGCTGGGGATCACCACCACAGAAAGCTATGCTGATTTCAACGCCAATGACATTCAATATGGATTTGAAGAGGACCAAAGAAACCGAGTGCTCAGGACTTTCATCCGGAACACTTATGTGTATCATTTAAACGAGATTTTTAGTGCTGTGCGAAATGAGTATACGGACTGGGATAAACCTATTCCACACCCTATTAATATTCGGGACTCCACCATGGAGGCTTTAAGTGATGGACACACGGTGGCACCCTCTATTAGGGTGGGGTATTTGCACTCTAGGAGGGGGGCTAAGACgtatttgtttcatttcggGTATCAGACTAAAGACAGTGATTATCCTCAGGTGCGTGtaggaaaactttttaaaaaatttaaattgagtttcagcaattttttgCAGCGTTTAGGGAGCGTTCGAGGCGAAGATCTCGCCTACATTTTCGGTCAGCCCTTAGTGGGAGGACTACCCTTCTTTCCTCAAAATTACACGAGACAAGATATGGGAGTGTCCGAAGCTTTGCTGGTTTTCGTGAGCAATTTTGTGAAAACTGGAGATCCTAACGTTCCTGGACTCACTAAAGACGTTCCCGACTATGGGACTCCCAGGGAAAAGACTCGGTATCGAGGGCTCAATTGGGACTCCTACCAAACAGGCACTCAATACTATCTGAGCATAA CTCAGAAACCGAAGATGAAGAGTCATTACCGGGGGCACAAGATGGCGGTCTGGCTCAATCTGATTCCGCAGCTTCATCAGCCGGGGGATGAGGATGTTAGCATGAGACATCATCATTTTTACGAGAGGGAGCCGTACTATTACGCAG GTCCTGTAAGAGCAGAGTCCTTCACGCGCCTCCCCCCCATAATGCATCCCGCCTCCATGACAGACTCCCAAGTAATCGGCAGTTCTGCGGTCAGCACCGAATGCTTACCCCCtaccaccaccaccaccaccaccaccaccGACGATCGACTGATGGGGGTGGTAGAAGAGGCTG GAAACAACACAgaagaggaggaggaggatGAGGAAGAGACTAGTGAGGAGTTGTTAGAGCGCCTAGCAACTAGGCATTACTATAGCTATACTGCTGCCTTAGGGGTGACTGTAGGGGTGGGGTGCTTGTTGCTCGTGCTCAATATGTTGATATTTGCGGGGATCTATTACCAG AGGGATAGAGACAGGAGGATGCGCCGACACAATAGTAGCGAATCTGCAAATTGCACCTCCAGGCTCAGCAACTCAACCCCCTCTACTGAGACGATTCCAATGTCACAAAGGCCCAGCACCCCTGGAAGTAGCGCCAGGCAATCGCCCTTAATCGGAAGAAGAGAGCACGACTTTGGTGACATCCCCCCTTACTACAACACT CTGCCTAGAATGAAAGCTGCATGTCCGAACATGGCCGTCAGCACCACCCTGCGCAAGGACAAACCTCCCCCGCCGATGCGCACCTCCAGCAACCCCAGTCATTCCGTCAAGAAACGGGTGCAAATCCAGGAGATTTCAGTATAG